The Candidatus Beckwithbacteria bacterium sequence GGAGAAGAAGCATTAGAAAAATTGACTAATAATTCTATTAAACCTGATTTAATAATAACTGATCTACGGTTAAAAGGAATCAGTGGTATTGAGACACTAAAGAAAGCACGAGCCTTGTTTGGAGAAGATGTGGGTTTTAATCATGTTTGTCTTGTGTCAGGAACAATGGACCAAACGCCTGAAGAACAAAATTTTTTAAATAGCATCGGAGCTGTTTGTAAAATTAAAGGAAATCCTGTCACCCTTATAGAAGAACAAATAAAACTGGCAACAGAAAAACTAAATCAAGAACCTGTAACACCTCCTGGTGATTAATTTAGAATTACTTCATTTCAAAAATTTGCACCTGTCAGGGTTTTAGGTCTATGTAAAGTCCGGGCTGATCAATATTGCTGACTTTATATCAAATTATAATTTTGGTATTTACTAACTTTCCTTAATTCACTTTTTCCAGCCATATTTTATCAAGCAACGTATTAGCTTCTCTACCACGAATAGTTAATGAATGACACCCTTTAGCCAAACCAAATATTTTCGGATTAAATTCACTATTTTGCCAGTCACCATCGCCTCGCCATGAAACATATCTATTTGCAAATGTATTACCTGTTACTGGTATATCCCACAACATATAGTCACTCTCAGGCTCATGATCTATATTGATGTAAAAAGAATTTGATGATTCACTAGAAGCTTTAACTAAGGCAAGAATTTGGTAATATCCATCTTCAGGAGCAAATACCATAATTTCAGCTTTTCCTCCTGCTTTTATTTGATTGGTATTATTAGTTTGATAAACATAGTCATTTACAGCTACAAATGGGACTTCTACTGAACTACTTCCGAAATTATAAACACACTGAATAGCTGG is a genomic window containing:
- a CDS encoding response regulator encodes the protein MSGPEDGKSKETTIKKSIGSALIVEDLLNIRELMEAILKRRLNEEAVIIVAESGEEALEKLTNNSIKPDLIITDLRLKGISGIETLKKARALFGEDVGFNHVCLVSGTMDQTPEEQNFLNSIGAVCKIKGNPVTLIEEQIKLATEKLNQEPVTPPGD